In Triticum aestivum cultivar Chinese Spring chromosome 5B, IWGSC CS RefSeq v2.1, whole genome shotgun sequence, the following proteins share a genomic window:
- the LOC123116511 gene encoding bidirectional sugar transporter SWEET11: MADGLFSMAHPWASAFGILGNIISFLVFLAPTPTFLRVYRKKSTEGFSAVPYVVALFSCMLWIFYALVKTNSSPLLTINAFGCVVEGFYILLYVVYAPRAARHRALAFFLLLDVAAFALIVSVTVLLVPQPSRAKVLGSVCLAFSMAVFVAPLSVIFVVIKTKSAEYMPFSLSFFLTLSAVAWFFYGLFTKDIYVTLPNVGGFFFGVAQMTLYFCYRKPDTSALVLPTGIHDVSTETAAQQEVELPEGTHPAVAMLTVSTLPMLAELQKMEQEISSPTPRKGYIKAF, from the exons ATGGCAGATGGGCTCTTCTCCATGGCTCACCCGTGGGCCTCCGCCTTTGGCATCCTAG GCAACATCATATCCTTCCTGGTGTTCCTCGCACCCAC GCCGACGTTCCTGCGGGTGTACCGGAAGAAGTCGACGGAGGGGTTCAGCGCGGTGCCGTACGTGGTGGCGCTCTTCAGCTGCATGCTGTGGATCTTCTACGCGCTGGTCAAGACCAACTCCAGCCCGCTGCTCACCATCAACGCCTTCGGCTGCGTCGTCGAGGGCTTCTACATCCTGCTCTACGTGGTGTACGCGCCCAGGGCCGCCAGGCACCGCgccctcgccttcttcctcctcctcgacgtcGCCGCCTTCGCCCTCATCGTCTCCGTCACCGTGCTCCTCGTGCCCCAGCCCAGCCGCGCCAAGGTCCTCGGCAGCGTCTGCCTCGCCTTCTCCATGGCCGTCTTCGTCGCCCCGCTCAGCGTCATC TTCGTGGTGATCAAGACCAAGAGCGCCGAGTACATGCCCTTCTCGCTCTCCTTCTTCCTCACCCTCAGCGCCGTCGCCTGGTTCTTCTACGGCCTCTTCACCAAGGACATCTACGTCACC CTCCCGAACGTGGGCGGCTTCTTCTTcggggtggcccagatgacgctctACTTCTGCTACCGCAAGCCGGACACGTCGGCCCTGGTCCTGCCGACGGGGATCCACGACGTGTCCACGGAGACGGCGGCGCAGCAGGAGGTGGAGCTCCCGGAGGGCACCCACCCGGCGGTGGCCATGCTGACGGTGAGCACGCTGCCGATGCTGGCGGAGCTGCAGAAGATGGAGCAGGAGATCAGCTCGCCCACCCCGCGCAAGGGCTACATCAAGGCATTCTGA